In Streptomyces sp. NBC_00878, a single window of DNA contains:
- a CDS encoding helix-turn-helix transcriptional regulator, giving the protein MLGVVETRSVSPVFVGRADELDVLNDALARAAAGEPQALLLGGEAGVGKTRLIEEFASAACREGAVVALGGCVEIGADGLPFAPFSSALRALRRHLPDELAAAAAGQEEELARLLPELGDTSRGRHDEDGMARLFELTVRLLERVAADRPVVVLLEDLHWADASTRHLLAYLFRTVRSGRLLVVATYRADDIHRRHPLRPLLAELDRLRTVRRIELGRFSRAEVGRQIAGILASEPDPAQVDEIFARSDGNAFFVEELAVAAHEGCCTGLTDSLRDLLLVRVESLPEGSQRVARIVAEGGSTVEYRLLAAVARLSEDDLIEALRAAVGANILLATPDGDGYRFRHSLVREAVGDDLLPGERSRLNRRYAEALEADPTLVPADERAARLASHWYHAHDAAKALPAVLDASVAARRRHAYSEQLRLLERAMELWDTSPEAVRAELRPIDYTEVYPPCGCDPATTPLGYLDLMAEAAVAGRLSGERERALKITKRALNILGDEGDPLRAAWFWTQRSRLVEAQARGDGWQELATAQELVRGLPPSEVHAEVLAHVANWSMKHRPGPEAFHAAERAVEYARMVGARDIELNARLTLGGLLVESGDIKAGLAEVHEVKERAEDFGALYVVGRAHVNLPSHLEGIGRSQEAVRILQEGVELVRKFGLLDTEAWVWGNLAESLYSLGRWDEAGEARANAERVGHGAKPRGFRTQLHSMFALARGDLAEAGRQLAAARGHFGTHDVVPQHTLPLTTIAVGIAAAEGRLLDARAELDKALDVGFRPGTHRYGWPLLLAAATAEADARGLPVAEQGRAEVVERLRKAAKALVTNVPVWQAYELWVRAELLRAEGQDTPDEWSAAVTAFEPLERPYDLARVRHRLAESLLVSGGGEEERDRATELLRLAHAVADHLGARLLADAVAQLAQRARLTLARAPEQSVLASTDPAEALGLTSRERDVLRLVAVGRSNRQIAEELFISPKTASVHVSNILAKLNVSGRGEAAAVAHRMRLFPPETAGARTAG; this is encoded by the coding sequence ATGCTCGGCGTTGTGGAGACCAGGTCCGTCAGTCCGGTCTTCGTCGGCCGGGCCGATGAACTGGACGTGCTGAACGACGCGCTCGCCCGCGCCGCCGCGGGCGAGCCGCAGGCGTTGCTGCTCGGCGGTGAGGCCGGCGTCGGAAAGACCCGGCTCATCGAGGAGTTCGCCAGCGCGGCCTGTCGCGAGGGGGCTGTCGTGGCGCTCGGCGGCTGCGTCGAGATCGGTGCCGACGGACTGCCCTTCGCACCCTTCTCCAGCGCGCTGCGGGCCCTGCGCCGCCACCTGCCCGACGAGCTGGCCGCCGCGGCCGCGGGACAGGAGGAGGAGCTGGCCCGACTGCTGCCCGAACTGGGCGACACCTCACGCGGGCGGCACGACGAGGACGGCATGGCCCGCCTCTTCGAACTCACCGTCCGCCTGCTGGAGCGCGTCGCCGCCGACCGCCCGGTCGTCGTCCTCCTGGAGGACCTGCACTGGGCCGACGCCTCGACCCGCCACCTCCTCGCCTATCTCTTCCGTACGGTCCGCAGCGGGCGCCTCCTCGTCGTCGCCACCTACCGCGCGGACGACATCCACCGCCGCCACCCGCTGCGCCCACTGCTCGCCGAACTCGACCGGCTGCGCACCGTCCGCCGTATCGAACTCGGCCGTTTCAGCCGTGCCGAAGTCGGCCGTCAGATCGCCGGAATCCTTGCCTCCGAACCCGACCCGGCCCAGGTCGACGAGATCTTCGCGCGCTCCGACGGGAACGCGTTCTTCGTCGAGGAGCTGGCGGTGGCCGCCCACGAGGGCTGCTGCACCGGCCTCACCGACTCCCTGCGCGATCTGCTCCTCGTCCGCGTCGAGAGTCTGCCCGAGGGGTCCCAGCGGGTCGCCCGGATCGTCGCCGAGGGCGGCTCCACCGTGGAGTACCGGCTGCTCGCCGCCGTGGCACGGCTCTCCGAGGACGACCTCATCGAAGCGCTGCGGGCCGCCGTGGGCGCCAACATCCTGCTCGCGACACCCGACGGGGACGGCTACCGCTTCCGCCACTCCCTGGTGCGCGAGGCCGTCGGCGACGACCTGCTGCCCGGCGAGCGCTCCCGCCTCAACCGCCGGTATGCCGAAGCGCTGGAGGCCGACCCCACGCTCGTCCCTGCCGACGAGCGCGCCGCCCGCCTGGCCAGCCACTGGTATCACGCGCACGACGCGGCCAAGGCCCTGCCCGCCGTCCTCGACGCCTCCGTGGCGGCCCGCCGCCGGCACGCCTACTCGGAGCAACTGCGGCTCCTGGAGCGGGCGATGGAGCTCTGGGACACGAGCCCCGAGGCCGTACGCGCCGAGCTGCGGCCCATCGACTACACCGAGGTCTATCCCCCCTGCGGCTGCGACCCGGCCACCACGCCGCTGGGCTACCTCGACCTGATGGCCGAGGCCGCCGTCGCGGGCCGGCTCAGCGGAGAACGCGAGCGCGCCCTGAAGATCACCAAGCGGGCCCTGAACATCCTGGGGGACGAGGGCGATCCCCTGCGGGCCGCCTGGTTCTGGACCCAGCGCTCCCGCCTCGTCGAGGCACAGGCCCGGGGCGACGGCTGGCAGGAGCTCGCCACCGCCCAGGAACTGGTCCGGGGACTGCCGCCGTCCGAGGTGCACGCCGAAGTCCTCGCCCACGTCGCCAACTGGTCGATGAAGCACCGGCCCGGCCCGGAGGCGTTCCACGCCGCCGAGCGCGCCGTGGAGTACGCCCGCATGGTCGGCGCCCGCGACATCGAGCTGAACGCGCGGCTCACCCTGGGCGGACTCCTCGTCGAATCGGGCGACATCAAGGCGGGGCTCGCCGAGGTGCACGAGGTCAAGGAGCGGGCGGAGGACTTCGGCGCCCTCTACGTCGTCGGCCGTGCCCATGTGAACCTGCCGTCGCATCTGGAGGGCATCGGCCGCTCCCAGGAGGCCGTCCGGATCCTCCAGGAGGGGGTCGAACTGGTCCGGAAGTTCGGCCTGTTGGACACCGAGGCCTGGGTGTGGGGCAATCTCGCCGAGTCCCTGTACTCCCTGGGCCGCTGGGACGAGGCCGGTGAGGCCAGGGCCAACGCGGAGCGCGTCGGCCACGGCGCCAAGCCCCGCGGCTTCCGCACCCAGCTCCACTCCATGTTCGCGCTCGCCCGGGGCGATCTGGCCGAGGCGGGCCGCCAACTGGCCGCCGCCCGCGGCCACTTCGGCACCCACGACGTCGTGCCCCAGCACACGCTGCCGCTGACCACCATCGCCGTCGGCATCGCCGCCGCCGAGGGCCGCCTCCTCGATGCCCGCGCCGAACTGGACAAGGCCCTGGACGTCGGCTTCCGGCCGGGCACCCACCGCTACGGCTGGCCCCTGCTGCTCGCCGCGGCGACCGCGGAGGCCGACGCCCGCGGCCTGCCCGTCGCCGAACAGGGCCGCGCGGAAGTCGTGGAACGCCTCCGCAAGGCCGCCAAGGCCCTCGTCACGAACGTGCCCGTCTGGCAGGCGTACGAGCTCTGGGTGCGGGCCGAACTGCTGCGCGCCGAGGGCCAGGACACCCCGGACGAGTGGTCCGCGGCGGTCACCGCCTTCGAGCCCCTTGAGCGCCCGTACGACCTCGCCCGGGTCCGGCATCGGCTCGCCGAGTCCCTGCTGGTCTCCGGAGGCGGCGAGGAGGAGCGGGATCGCGCCACCGAACTGCTGCGGCTGGCCCACGCCGTGGCCGACCATCTCGGCGCCCGCCTGCTCGCCGACGCCGTCGCCCAACTCGCCCAGCGGGCCCGTCTCACCCTCGCCCGCGCTCCCGAGCAGTCCGTCCTCGCCTCCACCGACCCGGCCGAGGCGCTCGGTCTGACCAGCCGCGAGCGGGACGTCCTACGCCTGGTCGCCGTCGGCCGCAGCAACCGCCAGATCGCCGAGGAGCTCTTCATCTCCCCGAAGACGGCCAGCGTCCACGTCTCCAACATCCTCGCCAAGCTGAACGTTTCGGGCAGGGGAGAGGCGGCGGCGGTGGCGCACCGGATGCGGTTGTTCCCACCCGAGACGGCCGGAGCCCGGACGGCCGGGTGA
- a CDS encoding GNAT family N-acetyltransferase, producing MYAISLGDDGAELRPLEPWHAEEFLAHLDRGREFIGQHIPFGTKAVDVDSAKELLQSYADKRATDSGSLHGLWLAGKLVGGVLFLHFDAGRGTCEVGCWLEPAGAGRGLVTRAMRILIDWAVEERGVHRVEWQASSANEPSINVARRLGMSRDGVLRESFPYRGVRQNLEVWSVLAPEWRAARARAWQ from the coding sequence ATGTACGCGATATCCCTGGGTGACGACGGTGCCGAACTGCGGCCCCTGGAGCCGTGGCACGCGGAGGAGTTCCTGGCGCACCTGGACCGGGGGCGCGAGTTCATCGGGCAGCACATTCCGTTCGGGACCAAGGCCGTCGACGTCGATTCCGCGAAGGAACTCCTTCAGTCGTACGCCGACAAGCGGGCCACCGACAGCGGCAGCCTGCACGGCCTGTGGCTGGCGGGGAAGCTGGTCGGCGGCGTCCTGTTCCTGCACTTCGACGCCGGGCGGGGCACCTGCGAGGTCGGCTGCTGGCTGGAGCCGGCCGGCGCGGGACGCGGACTGGTCACGCGCGCCATGCGGATCCTCATCGACTGGGCGGTCGAGGAGCGGGGCGTGCACCGCGTGGAGTGGCAGGCGTCGTCCGCCAACGAACCGAGCATCAACGTGGCGCGGCGGCTTGGCATGAGCCGCGACGGGGTGCTCAGGGAGAGCTTCCCGTACCGGGGCGTACGCCAGAACCTGGAAGTGTGGTCGGTGCTTGCGCCCGAGTGGCGTGCCGCACGCGCGCGTGCCTGGCAGTGA
- a CDS encoding MMPL family transporter gives MAALARWCVQHRLVAVLLWLLAFGGITSAAAVTGSAYSNDYEAPGTESGRASQLLQDGFPGLGGDSDTVVWHTTGGTVRAADVEQTMTHTLDKIADLPGVAAVASPYQGHGSDQISGDGRTAYATVTFDDPAEDIDRGEAGAVVDTAKAAGTQGLQVELGGQAVALTESSGGHIAEVVGVIVAAAVLFLAFGSLAASLLPIATALVSVGTAYAGIVLLGHAMTVADFAPMLGMLIGLGVGIDYALFIVTRHRRGLKRGLPVEEAARNAVATTGRAVVFAGATVCIALLGMLILRLGFLNGVAIAASLTVVLTVAASVTLLPALLSFIGTRALSRRERRRLDEHGPQPEIPTGLAARWSAFVEKHPKLLGGVALAVMALLAIPTFSLHLGTSDQGNNPETATTRQAYDLLADGFGPGLNGPLTLVTHVGGAQDRVALDKLDATLRATEGVRSATPVTYNNAGDTAYLSVVPTSSPQSEKTSELVDRLRDDVLPQAETGTGLDVQVGGITAGYDDFADVIVGKLPLFVGVVIGLGCVLLLLAFRSVGIPLKAAAMNIAAVAASFGVVVAIFQWGWGSELLGLGRAGPIEPFLPVIMVSVLFGLSMDYQVFLVSRMYEEWLETGDNRRAVRVGLAETSRVINSAAVIMISVFLAFVLSGDRVIAMFGIALAAAVALDAFVLRTLLVPALMHMLGGANWWLPRWLDRRLPRISIETPEIRTADADDRATIPGARDDALMDDALIDAGAKERQQDVRDIPG, from the coding sequence GTGGCAGCTCTAGCACGTTGGTGTGTCCAGCACCGTCTCGTCGCCGTACTGCTCTGGCTCCTCGCCTTCGGCGGGATCACCTCGGCCGCCGCCGTCACCGGATCCGCGTACTCGAACGACTACGAGGCGCCGGGCACCGAATCGGGCCGCGCCAGCCAGCTCCTCCAGGACGGTTTCCCCGGCCTCGGCGGCGACAGCGACACCGTTGTCTGGCACACCACCGGCGGCACGGTCCGTGCCGCGGACGTCGAGCAGACCATGACCCACACCCTGGACAAGATCGCCGACCTGCCCGGGGTGGCCGCGGTCGCCAGCCCGTATCAGGGCCACGGTTCCGATCAGATCAGCGGCGACGGACGTACGGCTTATGCCACCGTGACCTTCGACGACCCGGCCGAGGACATCGACCGGGGCGAGGCCGGGGCCGTCGTCGACACGGCGAAGGCCGCCGGGACGCAGGGGCTCCAGGTCGAGCTGGGCGGCCAGGCCGTCGCCCTCACCGAGTCGTCGGGCGGCCACATCGCCGAGGTCGTCGGCGTGATCGTCGCCGCCGCGGTCCTCTTTCTCGCCTTCGGCTCACTGGCCGCCTCGCTGCTGCCCATCGCCACGGCCCTGGTCAGCGTCGGCACGGCGTACGCCGGGATCGTGCTCCTCGGGCACGCGATGACCGTCGCCGACTTCGCGCCGATGCTCGGCATGCTGATCGGACTCGGCGTCGGCATCGACTACGCGCTGTTCATAGTCACCAGACACCGGCGCGGTCTGAAACGCGGTCTTCCGGTCGAGGAGGCCGCGCGGAACGCGGTGGCCACCACCGGGCGAGCGGTCGTCTTCGCGGGCGCCACCGTCTGTATCGCCCTGCTTGGCATGCTCATACTGCGGCTCGGCTTCCTCAACGGCGTCGCGATCGCCGCCTCCCTCACCGTGGTCCTCACCGTCGCCGCCTCCGTGACCCTGCTGCCCGCGCTCCTCTCCTTCATCGGCACGCGCGCCCTCAGCCGCCGCGAGCGCCGCCGCCTGGACGAGCACGGCCCCCAGCCGGAGATCCCCACCGGGCTCGCTGCCCGCTGGTCCGCCTTCGTCGAGAAGCATCCCAAGCTCCTCGGCGGCGTCGCCCTGGCCGTCATGGCCCTGCTCGCGATCCCGACCTTCTCCCTGCACCTGGGCACCTCCGACCAGGGCAACAACCCGGAGACGGCCACCACCCGGCAGGCGTACGACCTGCTCGCGGACGGTTTCGGACCCGGGCTGAACGGGCCGCTGACCCTCGTCACGCACGTCGGCGGGGCCCAGGACCGCGTCGCCCTCGACAAACTCGACGCCACGCTCAGGGCGACCGAGGGCGTCCGGAGCGCGACCCCAGTGACGTACAACAACGCCGGCGACACCGCCTACCTCAGCGTCGTACCGACGTCCTCGCCGCAGTCCGAGAAGACCAGCGAGCTCGTCGACCGGCTGCGCGACGACGTGCTGCCGCAGGCCGAGACCGGGACCGGGCTCGACGTACAGGTCGGTGGCATCACCGCCGGGTACGACGACTTCGCCGACGTCATCGTCGGCAAACTGCCCCTCTTCGTAGGCGTCGTCATCGGTCTCGGCTGCGTCCTGCTGCTGCTCGCCTTCCGGTCCGTCGGCATCCCCCTGAAGGCCGCCGCGATGAACATCGCGGCCGTCGCCGCCTCCTTCGGAGTCGTCGTCGCGATCTTCCAGTGGGGCTGGGGCAGCGAACTGCTGGGCCTCGGCCGCGCGGGCCCGATCGAGCCCTTCCTGCCCGTGATCATGGTGTCCGTGCTCTTCGGGCTCTCCATGGACTACCAGGTGTTCCTGGTCAGCAGGATGTACGAGGAGTGGCTGGAGACCGGCGACAACCGGCGGGCCGTCCGCGTGGGCCTCGCCGAGACCAGCCGTGTGATCAACTCCGCCGCCGTGATCATGATCTCGGTCTTCCTGGCCTTCGTGCTCAGCGGCGACCGCGTCATCGCGATGTTCGGGATAGCGCTCGCCGCCGCCGTCGCCCTCGACGCCTTCGTGCTGCGTACGCTCCTGGTGCCCGCCCTGATGCACATGCTGGGCGGCGCCAACTGGTGGCTGCCCCGCTGGCTCGACCGGCGCCTGCCGCGCATCAGCATCGAGACGCCGGAAATCCGTACCGCCGACGCCGACGACCGTGCGACGATCCCGGGGGCGCGCGACGACGCCCTCATGGACGACGCCCTCATCGACGCAGGCGCGAAGGAGCGACAGCAGGATGTACGCGATATCCCTGGGTGA
- the gatB gene encoding Asp-tRNA(Asn)/Glu-tRNA(Gln) amidotransferase subunit GatB: MTVTTDLVSYEDALASYDPVMGLEVHVELGTKTKMFCGCSTELGAEPNSQTCPTCLGMPGALPAVNAIGVESAIKIGLALHCEIAEWCRFARKNYFYPDMPKNFQTSQYDEPIAFNGYLDVQLEDGEVFRVEIERAHMEEDTGKSLHVGGATGRIHGASHSLLDYNRAGIPLIEIVTKPIEGAGERAPEVAKAYVAELRELIKALGVSEARMEMGQMRCDVNLSLRPHGREKFGTRSETKNVNSLRSVERAARFEIQRHAAVLNSGGTIIQETRHFHEDTGSTTSGRVKEEAEDYRYFPEPDLVPVAPSREWVEELRAVLPEQPLARRNRLREEWGVGAHDMQSMLNAGAIDPIVATIGAGADAASARKWWMGELARTANESGVSLDALAITPEQVARVTALVNEGFLNDKLARQVIEGVLKGEGTPDEVVEKRGLKVVSDEGALTTAVEEAIAGNAAIADKIRGGKVAAVGALVGAVMKATRGQADAARVKELILEKLGVSEG, encoded by the coding sequence GTGACTGTCACGACTGACCTGGTGTCGTACGAGGACGCGCTGGCGTCGTACGACCCCGTCATGGGCCTCGAAGTCCATGTCGAACTCGGCACCAAGACCAAGATGTTCTGCGGCTGCTCCACCGAGCTGGGCGCCGAGCCCAACTCGCAGACCTGCCCGACGTGCCTCGGCATGCCCGGCGCGCTGCCGGCCGTCAACGCGATCGGCGTCGAGTCCGCGATCAAGATCGGTCTCGCGCTGCACTGCGAGATCGCCGAGTGGTGCCGCTTCGCCCGGAAGAACTACTTCTATCCGGACATGCCGAAGAACTTCCAGACCTCCCAGTACGACGAGCCGATCGCCTTCAACGGCTACCTCGACGTCCAGCTGGAGGACGGCGAGGTCTTCCGCGTGGAGATCGAGCGCGCCCACATGGAGGAGGACACCGGCAAGTCGCTGCACGTCGGCGGCGCGACGGGCCGTATCCACGGCGCCTCGCACTCGCTCCTCGACTACAACCGCGCCGGTATCCCCCTCATCGAGATCGTCACCAAGCCGATCGAGGGTGCGGGCGAGCGCGCCCCCGAGGTCGCCAAGGCGTACGTCGCCGAGCTGCGCGAGCTCATCAAGGCGCTCGGTGTGTCGGAAGCCCGCATGGAGATGGGGCAGATGCGCTGCGACGTGAACCTGTCGCTGCGCCCGCACGGCCGGGAGAAGTTCGGCACGCGGAGCGAGACGAAGAACGTCAACTCGCTGCGGTCCGTGGAGCGCGCGGCCCGCTTCGAGATCCAGCGCCATGCCGCGGTGCTGAACTCCGGCGGGACGATCATCCAGGAGACCCGCCACTTCCACGAGGACACGGGCTCCACGACCTCGGGCCGGGTGAAGGAGGAGGCGGAGGACTACCGCTACTTCCCCGAGCCGGATCTCGTGCCCGTGGCCCCGTCCCGTGAGTGGGTCGAGGAGCTGCGCGCTGTTCTGCCCGAGCAGCCGCTGGCCCGCCGCAACCGGCTGCGCGAGGAGTGGGGCGTGGGCGCCCACGACATGCAGTCGATGCTCAACGCCGGTGCCATCGACCCCATCGTCGCCACCATCGGGGCGGGCGCCGACGCGGCCTCCGCCCGCAAGTGGTGGATGGGCGAGCTGGCCCGTACGGCCAACGAGTCGGGCGTGTCCCTGGACGCGCTGGCCATCACGCCCGAGCAGGTCGCCCGGGTGACCGCCCTGGTCAACGAGGGTTTCCTCAACGACAAGCTGGCCCGCCAGGTCATCGAGGGCGTCCTCAAGGGCGAGGGCACCCCGGACGAGGTCGTCGAGAAGCGCGGTCTGAAGGTCGTCTCCGACGAGGGCGCCCTGACGACGGCCGTCGAGGAGGCCATCGCCGGCAACGCGGCCATCGCGGACAAGATCCGCGGCGGCAAGGTGGCCGCCGTCGGCGCCCTGGTGGGTGCCGTCATGAAGGCCACGCGGGGGCAGGCCGACGCGGCCCGCGTCAAGGAGCTCATCCTGGAGAAGCTGGGCGTCAGCGAGGGCTGA